From a single Apium graveolens cultivar Ventura chromosome 2, ASM990537v1, whole genome shotgun sequence genomic region:
- the LOC141690659 gene encoding uncharacterized protein LOC141690659, producing the protein MEKAFTLAVVREETKVDYASYFLKAEANYWWESARALEEEEVISWDRFKKIFLDKHFPRYMQTQMELKFFELKQEGMTVGEYEKKFTELARFVGDYVDTDEKRAKRFQQGLKPWLRSRADAFELDTYTEVVQKEMVIEGESDQNSKEKESKKRKFGSSG; encoded by the coding sequence atggagaaagctttcacgCTAGCTGTTGTTAGGGAGGAAACGAAGGTCGATTATGCGTCTTATTTTCTGAAAGCTgaagcgaactattggtgggagtcagccCGTGCTCTAGAAGAGGAAGAAGTTATTTcttgggatagattcaagaagattttctTAGACAAGcatttcccgaggtatatgcagactcaaatggaattgaagttctttGAATTGAAGCAAGAAGGAATGACTGTGGGAGAGTACGAGAAGAAATTCAccgaattggctaggtttgttggAGATTACGTGGACACGGATGAGAAGAGagcgaagagatttcaacaaggattgaagccttggCTACGAAGCAGAGCGGATGCTTTTGAATTGGACACATATACTGAAGTGGTCCAAAAGGAAATGGTGATCGAAGGAGAAAGTGACCAAAACtcgaaggagaaagagagtaagaaaagaaagtttggaAGTAGTGGATAA